The Thermosynechococcus sp. genome has a segment encoding these proteins:
- a CDS encoding sigma-70 family RNA polymerase sigma factor produces MSVSLPLSAATASTDIVTQVNDPDRPLIEQCLAGHPNGFRELYQRHQQRVRSLLFQLCGAVALDDLVQEVFLRAWKGLKGLKHEAKFSTWLYRIAWNVACDYRRQLAMRKLRHQQYLSQREPLTPGLDLRQLHYEDLVQRGLATLPLEYRSVLVMHDLQGLPQKEIAEILGIPVGTVKSRLFRARGTLRTYFTEAGVSL; encoded by the coding sequence ATGAGTGTATCTTTACCCCTATCAGCGGCAACCGCATCAACGGATATCGTGACCCAAGTGAACGATCCCGATCGCCCCCTGATTGAGCAGTGCCTTGCCGGGCATCCCAACGGCTTTCGGGAGCTGTATCAACGGCATCAGCAACGGGTGCGATCGCTCCTGTTTCAGTTGTGCGGTGCAGTTGCCCTTGATGATTTGGTGCAGGAGGTTTTCCTACGGGCATGGAAGGGGCTAAAGGGTCTCAAACACGAGGCAAAGTTTTCGACATGGCTCTACCGGATTGCTTGGAATGTGGCTTGCGACTACCGCCGTCAATTGGCAATGCGCAAATTGCGACATCAGCAATACTTGTCTCAAAGGGAGCCACTCACCCCTGGACTAGATCTACGGCAATTGCACTATGAAGATTTGGTACAGCGAGGGTTGGCTACATTGCCCTTAGAGTATCGCAGCGTTTTGGTCATGCACGATCTCCAGGGCTTACCCCAAAAAGAAATTGCTGAAATTCTGGGCATTCCCGTGGGTACTGTAAAATCCCGCCTCTTTCGTGCCCGTGGCACCTTGCGGACTTACTTTACCGAAGCCGGAGTCAGCCTATGA
- a CDS encoding Spy/CpxP family protein refolding chaperone, protein MLKKSLTTLLLFSTLSSLAVVLPTFAGPADGGIGWGAKVENLNLTPEQRQNLQAVRQRYQSQMEQTRAQLRTAKDELRRLMASNASDEEIRAKHAQVQQLQQKLATLRFESMLATRKILTPEQRQALAERMQNRQGQRRLER, encoded by the coding sequence ATGTTGAAAAAATCCCTTACTACCCTTTTGCTCTTTAGCACCCTCAGTTCCTTGGCAGTTGTGTTGCCCACCTTTGCAGGTCCCGCTGACGGTGGCATTGGTTGGGGTGCCAAAGTGGAGAATCTCAATCTCACCCCTGAACAACGCCAAAACTTACAGGCGGTGCGGCAGCGATATCAAAGCCAAATGGAGCAAACCCGTGCCCAACTGCGGACTGCCAAAGATGAACTGCGGCGGCTTATGGCCAGCAATGCTAGCGATGAGGAAATCCGCGCCAAACATGCCCAAGTGCAACAGCTTCAGCAGAAACTAGCAACATTACGGTTTGAAAGCATGCTGGCCACACGGAAAATTTTGACCCCTGAGCAGCGCCAAGCCCTGGCAGAACGCATGCAAAACCGTCAGGGTCAGCGGCGACTAGAGCGCTAG
- the lpxB gene encoding lipid-A-disaccharide synthase produces MAHLFISTGEVSGDLQGALLVKALYRLAAERGIPLEISALGGDRMAAAGAKVLFNTGSIGSVGLLEALPLIKPTIALQLKARRYLQQHPPDLVVLIDYIGGNVAMGQFIRRHFAIPMVYYIAPQEWVWSHSLKTTRQIVALSDRLLAIFPEEASYYRRHGANVVWVGHPLLDRMAAAPSREVARQSLGIAADELAIALLPLSRKQEIQSLLPLILGAATNIGKAYPKARFWLPLSLQQYRPAIEAALKQYPICVTLAADSLQVLAAADLAIAKSGTVNLETALLNVPQVVIYRVHPLSLWLYRRFLKFDLQFVSPPNLLVGREIVPELLQDRATIENITAAAFALLEHPEKRLAMQAGYAEMRAAMGTPGVVDRAATEILNLIAQNC; encoded by the coding sequence ATGGCGCATCTGTTCATTAGTACGGGGGAAGTGTCCGGGGATTTGCAGGGTGCGCTACTGGTGAAGGCACTCTATCGCTTGGCTGCAGAGCGGGGAATTCCTTTGGAAATTTCTGCCCTGGGGGGCGATCGCATGGCAGCAGCAGGGGCAAAGGTGCTCTTTAATACGGGGAGTATTGGCTCGGTGGGACTGCTAGAAGCCCTGCCCCTCATCAAACCCACGATCGCCCTGCAACTGAAGGCACGTCGCTACCTACAGCAGCATCCGCCGGACTTGGTGGTTCTGATTGATTACATTGGTGGCAATGTGGCCATGGGGCAGTTTATTCGGCGGCACTTTGCCATCCCAATGGTCTATTATATTGCCCCCCAGGAGTGGGTCTGGTCCCATAGCCTCAAGACGACCCGGCAGATTGTTGCCCTCAGCGATCGCCTGCTGGCCATTTTTCCGGAGGAGGCAAGCTATTATCGCCGTCACGGGGCCAATGTGGTGTGGGTAGGGCATCCGCTGTTGGATCGTATGGCCGCCGCTCCTAGTCGTGAGGTGGCACGCCAAAGTCTGGGGATTGCTGCCGATGAGCTGGCGATCGCCCTGTTGCCCCTTTCGCGCAAACAGGAAATTCAATCTCTGTTGCCCTTGATCCTAGGGGCGGCTACGAATATCGGTAAAGCCTATCCTAAAGCCCGCTTTTGGCTACCTTTGTCTCTACAGCAGTATCGTCCAGCCATTGAAGCAGCTCTCAAGCAATATCCCATTTGCGTCACCCTTGCGGCAGACTCACTGCAAGTTCTGGCGGCCGCCGATCTGGCGATCGCCAAATCGGGCACAGTGAATTTAGAAACGGCGCTTTTGAATGTGCCCCAAGTGGTCATCTACCGTGTGCATCCCCTAAGTTTGTGGCTTTATCGGCGCTTCCTCAAATTCGATCTCCAGTTTGTATCGCCTCCGAACCTACTGGTTGGCAGAGAAATTGTCCCCGAGCTCCTACAGGATCGCGCCACGATTGAGAACATCACCGCCGCAGCTTTTGCCCTATTGGAGCACCCGGAAAAACGATTGGCCATGCAGGCAGGCTACGCGGAAATGCGAGCGGCCATGGGCACTCCTGGCGTCGTTGATCGCGCCGCTACAGAAATTCTGAACTTAATCGCTCAAAATTGCTGA